From a single Bufo bufo chromosome 9, aBufBuf1.1, whole genome shotgun sequence genomic region:
- the MITF gene encoding microphthalmia-associated transcription factor isoform X14, protein MLEMLDYNHYQVQTHLENPTKYHIQQAQKQQVQQYLTTAKHCNKALSLPCPNQPGDHIMPPGPGNSAPNSPMAMLTLSTTTCEKEMDDVIDDIISLESSYNEELLMMDPGMQMANTIRQAGSFLPHMPVSAGLIDIYGNQETEIRALAKERQKKDNHNLIERRRRFNINDRIKELGTLIPKSSDPDMRWNKGTILKASVDYIRKLQREQQRSKEMENKQKKLEHANRHLLLRIQELEMQARAHGLSIMPTTGLCSSDLVNRIIKQEPMLDSCNQELLQNHHDLTGTSTLDLNDGTITFSNNIRNITDSPTAYSMPTKMGSKLEDIFMDDTLSPRVHDVLHSLSPGTSKANSRRSSISMEENDHHC, encoded by the exons ATGCTGGAAATGCTCGACTATAACCACTACCAG GTGCAGACTCACCTTGAAAACCCGACAAAATATCACATCCAACAAGCACAAAAGCAGCAGGTGCAGCAGTACTTAACTACAGCCAAACATTGCAACAAAGCACTAAGCCTGCCCTGTCCCAACCAGCCTGGGGACCACATCATGCCACCCGGTCCAGGGAACAGTGCGCCTAACAGCCCCATGGCTATGCTGACGCTAAGTACAACCACCTGCGAGAAAGAG ATGGACGACGTAATCGACGACATTATAAGCTTGGAATCTAGttataatgaagaactgctcatgATGGATCCTGGAATGCAGATGGCAAACACG ataaGACAAGCTGGATCATTCCTCCCCCAT ATGCCGGTGTCGGCAGGTTTGATTGACATTTATGGAAATCAAG agacaGAGATCAGAGCGCTCGCCAAGGAGAGGCAGAAGAAAGACAATCATAATCTCA TTGAGAGAAGGAGAAGGTTTAACATCAACGACCGTATAAAAGAATTAGGAACCCTCATACCCAAATCGAGTGACCC GGACATGCGATGGAACAAGGGGACGATCCTGAAGGCCTCGGTGGATTATATCCGCAAACTGCAGCGAGAGCAACAACGCTCCAAGGAGATGGAGAATAAGCAGAAGAAGCTAGAACATGCAAACCGACACCTGCTGCTGAGAATACAG GAGCTGGAAATGCAAGCCAGAGCCCACGGACTTTCCATTATGCCCACGACTGGCCTCTGCTCTTCTGACCTGGTGAATCGCATCATCAAGCAAGAACCAATGTTGGACAGCTGCAACCAAGAACTGTTACAAAACCACCACGATCTTACTGGCACCTCCACACTGGATCTCAACGATGGCACCATCACTTTTAGCAACAACATAAGGAACATTACTGACTCTCCCACCGCCTACAGCATGCCCACAAAGATGGGCTCCAAACTGGAAGACATATTCATGGACGATACTCTTTCTCCAAGAGTACACGATGTACTTCACTCATTATCTCCCGGCACCTCCAAAGCAAACAGCAGGAGGAGCAGCATCAGTATGGAAGAAAATGACCACCACTGTTAG
- the MITF gene encoding microphthalmia-associated transcription factor isoform X15 — MLEMLDYNHYQVQTHLENPTKYHIQQAQKQQVQQYLTTAKHCNKALSLPCPNQPGDHIMPPGPGNSAPNSPMAMLTLSTTTCEKEMDDVIDDIISLESSYNEELLMMDPGMQMANTMPVSAGLIDIYGNQETEIRALAKERQKKDNHNLIERRRRFNINDRIKELGTLIPKSSDPDMRWNKGTILKASVDYIRKLQREQQRSKEMENKQKKLEHANRHLLLRIQELEMQARAHGLSIMPTTGLCSSDLVNRIIKQEPMLDSCNQELLQNHHDLTGTSTLDLNDGTITFSNNIRNITDSPTAYSMPTKMGSKLEDIFMDDTLSPRVHDVLHSLSPGTSKANSRRSSISMEENDHHC, encoded by the exons ATGCTGGAAATGCTCGACTATAACCACTACCAG GTGCAGACTCACCTTGAAAACCCGACAAAATATCACATCCAACAAGCACAAAAGCAGCAGGTGCAGCAGTACTTAACTACAGCCAAACATTGCAACAAAGCACTAAGCCTGCCCTGTCCCAACCAGCCTGGGGACCACATCATGCCACCCGGTCCAGGGAACAGTGCGCCTAACAGCCCCATGGCTATGCTGACGCTAAGTACAACCACCTGCGAGAAAGAG ATGGACGACGTAATCGACGACATTATAAGCTTGGAATCTAGttataatgaagaactgctcatgATGGATCCTGGAATGCAGATGGCAAACACG ATGCCGGTGTCGGCAGGTTTGATTGACATTTATGGAAATCAAG agacaGAGATCAGAGCGCTCGCCAAGGAGAGGCAGAAGAAAGACAATCATAATCTCA TTGAGAGAAGGAGAAGGTTTAACATCAACGACCGTATAAAAGAATTAGGAACCCTCATACCCAAATCGAGTGACCC GGACATGCGATGGAACAAGGGGACGATCCTGAAGGCCTCGGTGGATTATATCCGCAAACTGCAGCGAGAGCAACAACGCTCCAAGGAGATGGAGAATAAGCAGAAGAAGCTAGAACATGCAAACCGACACCTGCTGCTGAGAATACAG GAGCTGGAAATGCAAGCCAGAGCCCACGGACTTTCCATTATGCCCACGACTGGCCTCTGCTCTTCTGACCTGGTGAATCGCATCATCAAGCAAGAACCAATGTTGGACAGCTGCAACCAAGAACTGTTACAAAACCACCACGATCTTACTGGCACCTCCACACTGGATCTCAACGATGGCACCATCACTTTTAGCAACAACATAAGGAACATTACTGACTCTCCCACCGCCTACAGCATGCCCACAAAGATGGGCTCCAAACTGGAAGACATATTCATGGACGATACTCTTTCTCCAAGAGTACACGATGTACTTCACTCATTATCTCCCGGCACCTCCAAAGCAAACAGCAGGAGGAGCAGCATCAGTATGGAAGAAAATGACCACCACTGTTAG
- the MITF gene encoding microphthalmia-associated transcription factor isoform X13 produces MLEMLDYNHYQVQTHLENPTKYHIQQAQKQQVQQYLTTAKHCNKALSLPCPNQPGDHIMPPGPGNSAPNSPMAMLTLSTTTCEKEMDDVIDDIISLESSYNEELLMMDPGMQMANTMPVSAGLIDIYGNQGMQAPGLNISNSCPANLPNIKRELTETEIRALAKERQKKDNHNLIERRRRFNINDRIKELGTLIPKSSDPDMRWNKGTILKASVDYIRKLQREQQRSKEMENKQKKLEHANRHLLLRIQELEMQARAHGLSIMPTTGLCSSDLVNRIIKQEPMLDSCNQELLQNHHDLTGTSTLDLNDGTITFSNNIRNITDSPTAYSMPTKMGSKLEDIFMDDTLSPRVHDVLHSLSPGTSKANSRRSSISMEENDHHC; encoded by the exons ATGCTGGAAATGCTCGACTATAACCACTACCAG GTGCAGACTCACCTTGAAAACCCGACAAAATATCACATCCAACAAGCACAAAAGCAGCAGGTGCAGCAGTACTTAACTACAGCCAAACATTGCAACAAAGCACTAAGCCTGCCCTGTCCCAACCAGCCTGGGGACCACATCATGCCACCCGGTCCAGGGAACAGTGCGCCTAACAGCCCCATGGCTATGCTGACGCTAAGTACAACCACCTGCGAGAAAGAG ATGGACGACGTAATCGACGACATTATAAGCTTGGAATCTAGttataatgaagaactgctcatgATGGATCCTGGAATGCAGATGGCAAACACG ATGCCGGTGTCGGCAGGTTTGATTGACATTTATGGAAATCAAGGTATGCAAGCTCCAGGGTTAAACATCAGTAATTCATGTCCTGCTAATCTTCCCAATATCAAAAGGGAGCTTACAG agacaGAGATCAGAGCGCTCGCCAAGGAGAGGCAGAAGAAAGACAATCATAATCTCA TTGAGAGAAGGAGAAGGTTTAACATCAACGACCGTATAAAAGAATTAGGAACCCTCATACCCAAATCGAGTGACCC GGACATGCGATGGAACAAGGGGACGATCCTGAAGGCCTCGGTGGATTATATCCGCAAACTGCAGCGAGAGCAACAACGCTCCAAGGAGATGGAGAATAAGCAGAAGAAGCTAGAACATGCAAACCGACACCTGCTGCTGAGAATACAG GAGCTGGAAATGCAAGCCAGAGCCCACGGACTTTCCATTATGCCCACGACTGGCCTCTGCTCTTCTGACCTGGTGAATCGCATCATCAAGCAAGAACCAATGTTGGACAGCTGCAACCAAGAACTGTTACAAAACCACCACGATCTTACTGGCACCTCCACACTGGATCTCAACGATGGCACCATCACTTTTAGCAACAACATAAGGAACATTACTGACTCTCCCACCGCCTACAGCATGCCCACAAAGATGGGCTCCAAACTGGAAGACATATTCATGGACGATACTCTTTCTCCAAGAGTACACGATGTACTTCACTCATTATCTCCCGGCACCTCCAAAGCAAACAGCAGGAGGAGCAGCATCAGTATGGAAGAAAATGACCACCACTGTTAG